From Blastochloris viridis, one genomic window encodes:
- the mfd gene encoding transcription-repair coupling factor, translated as MNKPLRAPQSLTPGKPVTFASVADGIEPLVAGDLARAAAARPDAPAVSLLMVCRDGPRMQAIESALGFFAPDVEVLSLPAWDCQPYDRASPNAAIVARRMSVLARLARVTGRDKPAILLTTVNAVLQRLPARETVAVQSLAVAPGNMVAMAGIVEWLEINGFLRSATVRDTGEYAVRGGIVDMFPPGLDLPVRLDFFGDTLESIRTFDPETQRSVAQMRQLEFVPVSELQLTTDSIRRFRLGYVAAFGAATKGDTLYETISEGRRSPGHEHWLPLFHEKLDTLFDYLPGTPVVLEPLAEDAVKERFAQIADYYQARREALDMPASGTMQAVYKPLPPDKLYLTAGEWQGRLGERGLARFSPFAVPDTVNVVDVGAKRGHSFAAERASDANVFDAVVAHIRTLQEGGKAVVVAAWTEGSRERLGHVLRDHGLERIETVGSWAKALALDARTTGLAILGLETGFETDAVAVLAEQDILGERLVRPRRAAKRAQNFIAEVTSLNAGDLVVHVDHGIGRFVGLKTVEAAGAPHDCLELHYAGGDRLFLPVENIELLTRYGSEDAGAVLDKLGGHGWQTRKARMKSRIREMASALIKVAAERTLKEAPRLTVAPGLADEFAARFPFDETDDQLAAIEAVTDDLAAGHPMDRLVCGDVGFGKTEVALRAAFACVMNGKQVAVVVPTTLLARQHARTFTERFKGLPINVAEASRMVGSSDLAKVKTGIVTGGIDIVVGTHALLSKGINFKDLGLLIVDEEQHFGVSHKERLKQLRAEVHVLTLTATPIPRTLQLAMSGVREMSIIATPPVDRLAVRTFIAPFDGLVVREALLRERYRGGQAFYVCPRIEDIAACKDFLDKNVPEVKVVVGHGQMSAKELESVMTAFYEGKADVLLSTTIVESGLDIPTANTLIVHRADMFGLAQLYQLRGRVGRAKTRAYALFTVSADKPLTAQAERRLKVLQSLDTLGAGFQLASHDLDIRGAGNLLGDEQSGHIKEVGFELYQQMLEEAVEMMKAGITEPVSDQWSPQITLGVPVTIPEDYVADLNVRLTLYRRLADLEDDTQIEGVAAEMVDRFGPMPPEVDQLLKIVAIKALCRRANVEKVDAGPKGVVIAFRDNTFKNTRGLMSFILDQGPTAKVRPDQRILFLRDFDKVSERLKGTMMILRSLAKIATRAEAA; from the coding sequence ATGAACAAGCCGCTTCGCGCCCCCCAATCCCTCACTCCCGGCAAGCCGGTGACCTTCGCCAGCGTGGCGGACGGCATCGAGCCTCTGGTCGCAGGCGACCTTGCCCGCGCCGCCGCCGCCCGGCCCGACGCCCCGGCGGTCAGCCTCTTGATGGTGTGCCGCGACGGCCCGCGGATGCAGGCGATCGAGAGCGCGCTCGGCTTCTTCGCGCCCGATGTCGAGGTGTTGTCGCTGCCGGCATGGGACTGCCAGCCCTACGACCGGGCTTCGCCCAACGCCGCCATCGTCGCCCGCCGCATGTCGGTGCTGGCGCGGCTCGCCCGCGTCACCGGCCGCGACAAGCCGGCGATCCTGCTGACCACCGTCAATGCCGTGCTGCAGCGCCTGCCGGCGCGCGAGACGGTGGCGGTGCAGTCGCTGGCGGTGGCGCCCGGCAACATGGTGGCGATGGCGGGCATCGTCGAGTGGCTGGAGATCAACGGCTTCTTGCGCAGCGCCACGGTGCGCGACACCGGCGAATACGCGGTGCGCGGCGGCATCGTCGACATGTTCCCGCCGGGGCTCGACCTGCCGGTGCGGCTCGATTTCTTCGGCGATACGCTGGAGTCGATCCGCACCTTCGACCCGGAGACCCAGCGCTCGGTGGCGCAGATGCGCCAGCTCGAATTCGTGCCGGTCAGCGAACTGCAACTCACCACCGACAGCATCCGCCGCTTCCGCCTCGGCTATGTCGCGGCGTTCGGTGCTGCCACCAAGGGCGATACGCTCTACGAGACGATTTCCGAAGGTCGCCGCTCGCCCGGCCACGAGCATTGGCTGCCGCTGTTCCACGAAAAGCTCGATACCCTGTTCGACTATCTGCCCGGCACGCCTGTGGTGCTGGAGCCGTTGGCCGAGGACGCGGTGAAGGAGCGTTTCGCCCAGATCGCCGACTATTATCAGGCGCGGCGCGAGGCGCTCGACATGCCGGCGAGCGGTACCATGCAGGCGGTCTATAAGCCACTGCCGCCGGACAAGCTCTATCTCACCGCGGGCGAATGGCAGGGGCGGCTCGGCGAGCGGGGCCTGGCGCGATTTTCGCCGTTCGCAGTGCCCGACACCGTCAACGTCGTCGACGTCGGTGCCAAGCGCGGCCATAGCTTCGCCGCCGAGCGCGCCAGCGACGCCAACGTGTTCGACGCGGTGGTGGCGCACATCCGCACCCTGCAGGAGGGCGGCAAGGCCGTGGTGGTGGCGGCCTGGACCGAGGGCTCGCGCGAGCGCCTCGGCCACGTGCTGCGCGACCATGGCCTGGAGCGGATCGAGACGGTGGGAAGCTGGGCCAAGGCGTTGGCGCTCGACGCCCGCACCACCGGTCTTGCCATCCTTGGCCTCGAAACCGGGTTCGAGACCGACGCGGTTGCGGTGCTGGCCGAGCAGGACATTCTCGGTGAGCGGCTGGTTCGGCCGCGGCGCGCCGCCAAGCGCGCCCAGAACTTCATCGCCGAGGTGACGAGCCTCAATGCCGGCGATCTGGTGGTTCACGTCGACCACGGCATCGGCCGCTTCGTCGGCCTGAAAACGGTCGAGGCCGCGGGCGCACCGCACGATTGCCTGGAGCTGCATTACGCCGGCGGCGACCGGCTGTTCCTGCCGGTCGAGAACATCGAGCTTCTGACCCGCTACGGCTCCGAGGACGCCGGGGCGGTGCTCGACAAGCTCGGCGGCCACGGCTGGCAGACCCGCAAGGCGCGGATGAAGAGCCGCATCCGCGAGATGGCGTCGGCGCTGATCAAGGTCGCGGCCGAACGCACGCTCAAGGAGGCGCCGCGCCTCACCGTGGCGCCGGGTCTGGCCGATGAGTTTGCGGCGCGGTTCCCGTTCGATGAGACCGACGATCAGCTTGCCGCTATCGAGGCGGTGACCGACGATCTGGCCGCCGGCCACCCGATGGACCGCCTGGTGTGCGGCGACGTCGGATTCGGCAAGACCGAAGTCGCGCTGCGCGCCGCCTTCGCCTGCGTGATGAACGGCAAGCAGGTCGCGGTGGTGGTGCCGACAACGCTGCTCGCCCGCCAGCACGCCCGCACGTTCACCGAGCGTTTCAAGGGCTTGCCGATCAACGTCGCCGAGGCCTCGCGCATGGTCGGCTCATCCGATCTGGCGAAGGTGAAGACCGGCATTGTCACGGGCGGCATCGACATCGTGGTCGGCACCCACGCGCTGCTCAGCAAGGGCATCAACTTCAAGGACCTTGGCCTGCTCATCGTCGACGAGGAACAGCATTTCGGCGTCAGCCACAAGGAGCGCTTAAAGCAGCTCCGCGCCGAGGTCCACGTCCTGACGCTGACGGCGACGCCGATCCCGCGCACGCTGCAGCTCGCCATGTCGGGCGTGCGCGAAATGTCGATCATCGCGACGCCGCCGGTGGACCGCCTCGCGGTGCGCACCTTCATAGCGCCGTTCGACGGCCTGGTGGTGCGCGAGGCGCTCCTGCGCGAGCGCTATCGCGGCGGCCAGGCATTCTACGTCTGCCCGCGGATCGAGGACATCGCCGCGTGCAAGGACTTCCTCGACAAGAACGTCCCGGAGGTGAAGGTGGTGGTCGGCCACGGCCAGATGTCGGCGAAGGAGCTCGAGAGCGTGATGACCGCGTTCTACGAGGGCAAGGCCGACGTGCTGCTCTCCACCACCATCGTCGAATCCGGTCTCGACATTCCGACCGCGAACACGCTGATCGTTCACCGCGCCGATATGTTCGGCCTCGCCCAGCTTTATCAGCTGCGCGGCCGCGTCGGTCGCGCGAAAACCCGCGCCTACGCGCTGTTCACGGTTTCAGCCGACAAGCCGCTCACCGCGCAGGCCGAGCGTCGGCTGAAAGTTCTGCAGTCGCTCGATACGCTGGGCGCCGGCTTCCAACTTGCCTCGCACGACCTCGACATCCGCGGCGCCGGCAATCTGCTTGGCGACGAGCAGTCCGGCCATATCAAGGAAGTCGGTTTTGAGCTCTACCAGCAGATGCTGGAGGAGGCGGTCGAGATGATGAAGGCCGGCATCACCGAACCGGTGTCCGACCAGTGGTCGCCGCAGATCACGCTGGGCGTGCCGGTGACGATCCCGGAGGACTACGTCGCCGACCTCAACGTGCGCCTCACGCTCTATCGCCGCTTGGCGGATCTGGAGGACGACACCCAGATCGAAGGGGTGGCGGCGGAAATGGTCGACCGCTTCGGGCCGATGCCGCCGGAGGTCGACCAGTTGCTCAAGATCGTCGCCATCAAGGCGCTATGCCGGCGCGCCAATGTCGAGAAGGTCGACGCCGGACCGAAGGGCGTGGTGATCGCGTTCCGCGACAACACCTTCAAGAACACCCGTGGCCTGATGAGCTTTATCCTCGACCAGGGACCGACGGCGAAGGTGCGGCCGGACCAGCGCATTCTGTTCCTGCGCGATTTCGACAAGGTGTCCGAACGCCTCAAGGGCACCATGATGATTCTGCGCAGCCTCGCCAAGATCGCGACGCGGGCCGAGGCAGCGTGA
- a CDS encoding MarC family protein: protein MPLDALVNAFVTLVVIIEPVALVPLFLNLTFGLSPQHRRQVAVRACLIAFAILTGAALAGDWLLRQLGITLPAFRIAGGLLLFWIAAEMVFGEQAERKITTASEAKTKDHINNVAAFPLGIPLLAGPGAITATLLLVGQRPGDIVFAAMLIAVIAAAMGIAALCLLLAERLDRMIGTTMRSVTSRLLGVILAAMAVQFVIDGASAVIRGG from the coding sequence ATGCCGCTCGATGCCCTCGTCAACGCCTTCGTGACGCTGGTCGTGATCATCGAGCCGGTGGCGTTGGTGCCGCTGTTCCTGAACCTCACCTTCGGCCTGTCGCCGCAGCACCGCCGGCAGGTGGCCGTGCGCGCCTGCCTGATCGCCTTCGCCATCCTGACCGGCGCGGCGCTGGCCGGCGACTGGCTGCTGCGTCAGCTTGGCATCACCCTGCCGGCGTTCCGCATCGCTGGCGGCCTGCTGCTGTTCTGGATCGCCGCCGAGATGGTGTTCGGCGAGCAGGCCGAGCGCAAAATCACCACCGCCTCCGAGGCCAAGACCAAAGACCACATCAACAACGTCGCCGCCTTCCCGCTCGGCATCCCGCTACTGGCCGGCCCCGGCGCCATCACCGCCACGCTGCTGCTGGTCGGCCAGCGCCCCGGCGACATCGTCTTCGCCGCGATGCTGATCGCGGTGATCGCGGCAGCGATGGGCATCGCCGCGCTCTGCCTGCTGCTCGCCGAACGGCTCGACCGCATGATCGGCACCACCATGCGCTCGGTCACCTCGCGCCTGCTCGGCGTCATCCTCGCCGCGATGGCGGTGCAGTTCGTGATCGACGGCGCCAGCGCGGTGATCAGGGGCGGGTGA
- the gyrA gene encoding DNA gyrase subunit A has product MLPNDPATPQGGDTSDVRGISITEEMKRSYLDYAMSVIVSRALPDARDGLKPVHRRILFSMNENGYEWNKPYRKSARVVGDVIGKYHPHGDQAVYDALVRMAQPFSMRVPLIDGQGNFGSLDGDPPAAMRYTEVRLKKVASALLEDLDKDTVEFQENYDNSEREPTVLPARFPNLLTNGAGGIAVGMATNIPPHNLGEVIDACMALIENPGLGIDELMEHMAGPDFPTGGLILGRGGLRSAFHTGRGSVVMRGKVAIESLRKDREAIIVTEVPYQVNKASMVEKIADLVREKRIEGISDLRDESDRDGVRVVIELKRDAVADVVLNQLYRFTPLQTTFGVNMVALAGGRPALMNLKDLLSAFIAFREEVVSRRTKFLLRKARDRAHVLVGLAIAVANIDEVIRLVRTSPDAAAAREALMSRNWPARDVEPLLLLIDDPRHRLADDGTYRLSEEQARAILDLRLQRLTALGRDEIAQELDKLAVEIANYLDILRSRARIMTIVKDELIEIRDEFATPRKTEIVEADADMEDEDLIQREDMVVTVSHAGYVKRVPLSTYRSQRRGGKGRSGMQTREEDFVTRLFVASTHAPVLFFSSRGMVYKLKVWRLPLAPPQGRGKALVNILPLEQGERITSIMPLPEDESTWANFQIMFATTAGNVRRNELSDFVQVNRNGKIAMKLIEEGEAIAGVALCTEADDVLLTAGGGQCIRFPAGDVRLFKGRESTGVRGIRLEAGDRVISMAILRHAEATPAERAGYLKQASAMRRAAGDDAPDEPVVAEDGEEAAGNGTLSPERYVEMGAQEQFILTVSENGFGKRSSSFEYRLTGRGGKGIVAMAVNDRNGPLVASFPVEDADQIMLVTNGGQLIRCPVDGIRVAGRSTQGVIIFNTAADERVVSVERVTEDASGEVNGESEDGGEAE; this is encoded by the coding sequence ATGTTGCCGAACGACCCCGCGACACCCCAAGGCGGTGACACTTCCGACGTCCGTGGCATCTCCATTACCGAGGAGATGAAGCGCTCCTACCTCGATTACGCCATGAGCGTGATCGTGAGCCGGGCGCTGCCCGACGCGCGCGACGGCCTCAAGCCGGTGCATCGCCGCATCCTGTTCTCGATGAACGAGAACGGTTACGAGTGGAACAAGCCGTACCGCAAGTCGGCGCGCGTGGTCGGCGACGTCATCGGTAAATATCATCCGCACGGCGATCAGGCGGTCTACGACGCCCTGGTGCGCATGGCGCAGCCGTTCTCGATGCGGGTGCCGCTGATCGATGGCCAGGGCAATTTCGGCTCGCTCGATGGCGATCCGCCCGCGGCGATGCGATACACCGAGGTGCGGCTGAAGAAGGTCGCGAGCGCGCTGCTGGAAGACCTCGACAAGGATACCGTCGAGTTCCAGGAGAACTACGATAATTCCGAGCGCGAGCCGACGGTGCTGCCGGCGCGCTTTCCCAACCTGCTCACCAACGGCGCCGGCGGCATCGCCGTCGGCATGGCCACCAACATCCCGCCGCACAATCTCGGCGAGGTGATCGACGCCTGCATGGCGCTGATCGAGAACCCCGGTCTCGGCATCGACGAACTGATGGAGCACATGGCGGGGCCGGACTTTCCGACCGGTGGCCTGATCCTCGGCCGCGGCGGCCTCCGCTCCGCCTTCCACACCGGGCGCGGCTCGGTGGTGATGCGTGGCAAGGTTGCGATCGAGAGCCTGCGCAAGGACCGCGAGGCGATCATCGTCACCGAGGTGCCCTACCAGGTCAACAAGGCGTCGATGGTGGAGAAGATCGCCGATCTGGTGCGGGAGAAGCGCATCGAAGGCATTTCCGACCTGCGTGACGAAAGCGACCGCGACGGCGTGCGCGTGGTGATCGAGCTGAAGCGCGATGCCGTCGCTGACGTGGTGCTGAACCAGCTCTACCGCTTCACACCGCTGCAGACCACGTTCGGCGTCAACATGGTGGCGCTGGCCGGCGGTCGCCCGGCGCTGATGAACTTGAAGGATCTGCTCAGCGCCTTCATCGCCTTCCGCGAGGAAGTGGTGAGCCGGCGGACCAAGTTCCTGCTGCGCAAGGCGCGCGACCGCGCCCATGTGCTGGTCGGCCTCGCCATCGCGGTTGCCAATATCGACGAGGTGATCCGGCTGGTCCGCACCTCGCCCGACGCCGCCGCCGCCCGCGAGGCGTTGATGTCGCGCAATTGGCCGGCGCGGGACGTCGAGCCGCTGCTGCTGCTGATCGACGATCCACGCCACCGCCTTGCCGACGACGGCACCTATCGTCTCTCCGAGGAGCAGGCGCGGGCGATCCTCGACCTTCGCCTGCAGCGCCTCACAGCGCTCGGCCGTGATGAGATTGCCCAGGAGCTCGACAAGCTCGCGGTCGAGATCGCCAACTATCTCGACATCCTGCGCTCGCGCGCGCGCATCATGACGATCGTCAAGGACGAGCTGATCGAGATACGCGACGAGTTCGCAACGCCGCGCAAGACCGAGATCGTCGAAGCCGACGCCGACATGGAGGATGAGGACCTCATCCAGCGCGAGGACATGGTGGTGACGGTGTCGCACGCCGGCTATGTCAAGCGGGTGCCGCTGTCGACCTATCGCTCGCAGCGCCGCGGCGGCAAGGGCCGCTCGGGCATGCAGACGCGGGAGGAGGATTTCGTCACCCGGCTGTTCGTCGCCTCGACCCACGCGCCGGTGCTGTTCTTTTCCTCGCGCGGCATGGTCTACAAGCTGAAGGTGTGGCGATTGCCGTTGGCGCCGCCGCAGGGGCGCGGCAAGGCGCTGGTCAACATCCTGCCGCTGGAGCAGGGCGAGCGCATCACCTCGATCATGCCGCTGCCCGAGGACGAGTCGACCTGGGCCAATTTCCAGATCATGTTCGCGACCACCGCCGGCAACGTGCGGCGCAACGAACTCAGCGACTTCGTTCAGGTCAACCGCAACGGCAAGATCGCGATGAAGCTCATCGAGGAGGGCGAGGCCATTGCCGGCGTCGCGCTCTGCACCGAGGCCGACGACGTGCTGCTGACCGCAGGCGGTGGCCAGTGCATCCGGTTCCCCGCCGGCGATGTCCGGCTGTTCAAGGGCCGCGAGTCGACCGGCGTGCGCGGCATCAGGCTGGAGGCGGGCGACCGGGTCATCTCGATGGCGATCCTGCGCCATGCCGAAGCCACCCCGGCCGAACGCGCCGGCTATCTGAAGCAGGCCTCCGCAATGCGGCGTGCCGCCGGCGACGACGCGCCGGACGAGCCGGTGGTGGCGGAGGACGGCGAAGAGGCGGCCGGCAACGGAACGCTGTCGCCCGAGCGCTACGTCGAGATGGGCGCGCAGGAGCAGTTCATCCTCACGGTGTCGGAGAACGGCTTCGGCAAGCGCTCGTCGTCGTTCGAGTATCGTCTGACGGGCCGCGGCGGCAAGGGCATCGTCGCCATGGCCGTCAACGACCGCAACGGGCCGCTGGTGGCCTCGTTCCCGGTCGAGGACGCCGACCAGATCATGCTGGTCACCAATGGCGGCCAGCTCATCCGCTGCCCGGTCGACGGCATCCGCGTCGCCGGCCGTTCGACGCAAGGCGTGATCATCTTCAACACCGCCGCCGACGAGCGGGTGGTGTCGGTCGAGCGGGTGACCGAGGACGCCAGCGGCGAGGTGAACGGCGAGAGCGAGGATGGCGGGGAGGCGGAGTGA
- a CDS encoding LysE family translocator: protein MSFETWLLFVLASVALIATPGPNVALVIGTTLRHGRTGGLLAVAGVNAGVILQLCTVAAGLSWIVDAFSAHFDLIRYLGAGYLIVLAAQQLRSKSVSPGAAAPALAPERAFGRGFLIAFANPKTLVFFAAFLPLFIDANAGPSAALWLLVSTFAVIAATGDTLFVLAAARLGRAVSGRYARIADKASAGILIGGAVVLLAAGRR from the coding sequence ATGTCGTTTGAGACGTGGCTGCTGTTCGTGCTGGCCTCGGTCGCGCTGATTGCGACGCCCGGGCCGAACGTCGCTTTGGTGATCGGCACCACGCTGCGCCACGGCCGCACCGGCGGCCTTCTGGCGGTGGCCGGCGTCAATGCCGGCGTCATCCTTCAGCTTTGTACCGTGGCGGCGGGGCTGTCCTGGATCGTCGATGCGTTCTCGGCCCATTTCGACCTGATCCGCTACCTCGGGGCGGGCTATCTCATCGTTCTTGCTGCGCAGCAATTGCGCAGCAAATCAGTGTCGCCGGGCGCCGCCGCGCCTGCCTTGGCGCCGGAGCGGGCGTTCGGGCGGGGATTTCTCATCGCATTTGCCAATCCCAAGACGCTGGTGTTCTTCGCCGCCTTCCTGCCGCTGTTCATCGACGCCAACGCCGGGCCTTCGGCGGCGCTGTGGCTGCTGGTCTCGACCTTCGCCGTCATCGCCGCCACCGGCGACACGCTGTTCGTGCTGGCGGCGGCTCGGCTCGGCCGGGCGGTGTCGGGCCGCTACGCCCGCATTGCCGACAAGGCCAGCGCCGGCATCCTGATCGGCGGCGCCGTGGTGCTGCTGGCGGCGGGGCGCCGCTAG
- the coaD gene encoding pantetheine-phosphate adenylyltransferase: MMRTAFYPGSFDPVTNGHVDVIHNACRFVDRVVIGIGIHPGKAPLFSFEERAKMLLESCGAFAANSGTRLDVVTFDDLAVEAARRAGAGLLIRGLRDGSDLDYEMQLAGMNATLAPEVQTVFLPASPMVRPITATLVRQIAAMGGDVSAFVPPPVLDRLAAKYAA, encoded by the coding sequence ATGATGCGCACGGCTTTCTATCCTGGCTCGTTCGACCCGGTCACCAACGGCCATGTCGACGTGATCCACAATGCCTGCCGCTTCGTCGACCGGGTTGTGATCGGCATCGGCATCCACCCCGGCAAGGCGCCGCTGTTCTCGTTCGAGGAACGGGCGAAGATGCTGCTGGAGAGCTGCGGGGCGTTCGCCGCCAACAGCGGGACGCGATTGGATGTCGTCACCTTCGACGACCTTGCGGTCGAGGCGGCGCGCCGGGCCGGCGCCGGCCTCTTGATCCGCGGTCTGCGCGACGGCTCCGACCTCGATTACGAGATGCAACTCGCCGGCATGAACGCCACGCTGGCGCCAGAGGTGCAGACGGTGTTCCTGCCGGCCTCGCCGATGGTACGCCCGATCACCGCCACTTTGGTGCGCCAGATCGCTGCCATGGGCGGCGACGTCTCGGCATTCGTGCCGCCGCCGGTGCTCGACCGGCTCGCCGCTAAATACGCCGCTTAA
- a CDS encoding peptidylprolyl isomerase, translated as MLRALAIAIALAFAAPAVAQTPLPADPANTVVLETTKGRVVIRLRNDVAPAHAERIKVLAREGFYDNVPFHRVIADFMAQTGDGEFGNGTGGSKYPDLRQEFSKVPFARGVVGMARTSDPNSANSQFFIMLTEKSHLNGQYTVVGYVTEGMDVVDQIKKGESARNGVVKDPDKIVKLTVQADAK; from the coding sequence ATGCTCCGTGCCCTCGCGATCGCGATTGCGCTCGCTTTTGCCGCGCCGGCCGTCGCCCAGACGCCGCTGCCGGCGGACCCTGCGAACACCGTGGTGCTGGAGACGACCAAGGGTCGCGTCGTCATCCGCCTGCGCAACGACGTCGCGCCCGCGCATGCCGAGCGCATCAAAGTTCTGGCGCGCGAGGGCTTCTACGACAACGTGCCGTTCCACCGCGTCATCGCCGATTTCATGGCGCAGACCGGCGACGGCGAATTCGGCAACGGCACCGGCGGGTCGAAATACCCCGACCTTCGCCAGGAGTTCTCCAAGGTGCCGTTCGCCCGTGGCGTGGTCGGCATGGCCCGAACCTCGGATCCGAACTCGGCAAACTCGCAGTTCTTCATCATGCTCACCGAGAAGTCCCACCTCAACGGCCAGTACACCGTCGTGGGCTACGTGACCGAGGGCATGGACGTTGTCGACCAGATCAAGAAGGGTGAAAGTGCGCGCAACGGCGTCGTGAAGGACCCGGACAAGATCGTGAAGTTGACGGTCCAGGCCGACGCGAAATAA
- a CDS encoding peptidylprolyl isomerase: protein MTDPENTLILETTKGRVTIVLRPDLAPGHVERLKTLARRGFYDGIVFHRVIDGFMAQTGCPHGTGTGGSELPNLAAEFSNEKHVRGTCSMARSANPNSANSQFFICFADSPWLDRQYSVWGQVTEGMEVVDQIKRGEPVRDPDKIVSMKVAADLA, encoded by the coding sequence ATGACTGATCCCGAAAACACCCTCATCCTCGAAACCACCAAGGGCCGCGTCACCATCGTGCTGCGCCCGGATCTGGCCCCCGGCCACGTCGAGCGGCTGAAGACGCTGGCGCGCCGCGGCTTCTACGACGGCATCGTGTTCCACCGCGTCATCGACGGCTTCATGGCCCAGACCGGTTGCCCGCACGGCACCGGTACCGGTGGCTCGGAGCTGCCGAACCTCGCCGCCGAGTTTTCCAACGAAAAGCACGTCCGCGGCACCTGCTCGATGGCGCGCTCCGCCAACCCCAACTCGGCCAACTCGCAGTTCTTCATCTGCTTCGCCGACTCGCCGTGGCTCGATCGCCAGTACTCGGTGTGGGGCCAGGTCACCGAAGGCATGGAGGTGGTCGACCAGATCAAGCGCGGCGAGCCGGTGCGCGACCCCGACAAGATCGTGTCGATGAAGGTGGCGGCCGACCTCGCCTGA
- a CDS encoding metal ABC transporter substrate-binding protein, giving the protein MSFRRAAAAIGALCAVAIAVLGAGPARAEPKFKAVTTFTVIADMAKNVAGDAAIVESITKPGAEIHNYQPTPGDILKAQDAKLILWNGLNLELWFEKFFRNLKGVPNVVVSSGITPIGIGDGPYKGKPNPHAWMSPTAALAYVDNIRDAFIAHDPANAEVYRRNAEAYKAKIEATIAPIRARLAASPPDRRWLVTSEGAFSYLARDFGLKELFLWPINADQQGTPQQVRRVIDTVRANNITVVFSESTVSAAPAKQVARETGAAYGGVLYVDSLSEPDGPVPTYLDLLRVTSETIAKGLSE; this is encoded by the coding sequence ATGAGCTTTCGTCGAGCCGCCGCCGCCATCGGTGCCCTCTGTGCCGTCGCGATCGCCGTCCTCGGCGCCGGGCCGGCGCGGGCGGAGCCGAAGTTCAAGGCGGTCACCACCTTCACGGTCATCGCCGACATGGCGAAGAACGTCGCCGGCGACGCCGCCATCGTCGAATCCATCACCAAGCCCGGCGCCGAGATCCACAATTACCAGCCGACCCCCGGCGACATCCTCAAGGCTCAGGACGCCAAGCTGATCTTGTGGAACGGCCTCAATCTCGAACTGTGGTTTGAGAAATTTTTCCGGAACCTCAAGGGCGTGCCGAACGTGGTGGTGTCGAGCGGCATTACCCCGATCGGCATCGGGGATGGGCCCTACAAGGGCAAGCCCAATCCCCACGCCTGGATGTCGCCGACCGCGGCGCTGGCCTATGTCGACAACATCCGCGACGCCTTCATTGCCCACGACCCGGCCAACGCAGAGGTCTATCGGCGCAACGCCGAGGCCTACAAGGCGAAAATCGAGGCGACCATCGCGCCGATCCGTGCCCGGCTCGCCGCCAGTCCGCCGGACAGGCGCTGGCTGGTGACCTCGGAGGGTGCGTTCTCCTATCTCGCCCGCGATTTCGGCCTCAAGGAACTGTTCTTGTGGCCGATCAACGCCGATCAGCAGGGCACGCCGCAGCAAGTGCGCAGGGTCATCGATACGGTGCGCGCCAACAACATCACGGTCGTTTTCAGCGAGAGCACGGTGTCGGCCGCCCCAGCCAAGCAGGTGGCGCGCGAGACCGGCGCCGCCTACGGCGGCGTCCTCTACGTCGACTCGCTCAGCGAGCCCGACGGACCGGTGCCGACTTATCTCGACCTGCTGCGCGTGACCTCCGAAACCATCGCCAAAGGCTTGAGTGAGTGA
- a CDS encoding manganese/iron ABC transporter ATP-binding protein, producing the protein METGLAAHGVTVTYRNGHTALRDASFEIPTGTITALVGVNGSGKSTLFKAIMGFIPIAKGTISILGRPVRQALKANAVAYVPQSEEVDWSFPVLVEDVVMMGRYGHMGFLRIPAAKDRAAVDVALDRVGMADFRKRQIGELSGGQRKRVFLARALAQDSRVILLDEPFTGVDLTTEDTIIVLLRMLREEGRVMLVSTHDLGSIPQFCDRTVLVRHTVLAYGPTPEVFTESNLERTFGGALRQLSFDSTDGIKRRPTGVITDDERPFVLYGNGRPTNGKDS; encoded by the coding sequence ATGGAAACCGGGCTGGCCGCGCATGGGGTAACGGTTACTTATCGCAACGGCCACACCGCGCTGCGCGACGCGTCCTTCGAGATTCCGACCGGAACCATCACCGCGCTGGTCGGGGTCAACGGATCGGGCAAATCGACCCTGTTCAAGGCGATCATGGGGTTCATCCCGATCGCCAAGGGCACCATCTCGATCCTCGGGCGGCCGGTGCGGCAGGCGCTGAAAGCCAACGCCGTCGCCTATGTGCCGCAGAGCGAGGAGGTCGACTGGAGCTTCCCGGTCCTGGTCGAGGACGTGGTGATGATGGGGCGCTACGGCCACATGGGCTTCCTGCGCATCCCCGCTGCCAAGGATCGCGCCGCGGTCGATGTCGCGCTCGACCGTGTCGGCATGGCCGACTTCCGCAAACGTCAGATCGGCGAACTGTCGGGCGGCCAGCGCAAGCGGGTGTTCCTGGCCCGGGCGCTGGCGCAGGACAGCCGCGTCATCCTGCTCGATGAGCCGTTCACCGGCGTCGACCTCACCACCGAGGACACCATCATCGTGCTGCTGCGCATGCTGCGGGAGGAGGGCCGGGTGATGCTGGTGTCGACCCACGACCTCGGCTCGATCCCGCAATTCTGCGACCGCACCGTGCTGGTGCGCCACACCGTGCTCGCCTACGGCCCCACGCCCGAGGTGTTCACCGAATCCAATCTGGAGCGCACCTTCGGCGGCGCGCTGCGCCAGCTCTCGTTCGACTCGACCGACGGTATCAAGCGCCGCCCCACCGGTGTCATAACCGACGACGAGCGGCCGTTCGTGCTCTACGGCAACGGCCGGCCGACCAACGGGAAGGATTCATGA